A window of the Zeugodacus cucurbitae isolate PBARC_wt_2022May chromosome 4, idZeuCucr1.2, whole genome shotgun sequence genome harbors these coding sequences:
- the LOC105213699 gene encoding L-lactate dehydrogenase isoform X1, with protein sequence MLKILRLQKCFSISATYSVRGIGNVTLNQEWYKVKMASVSENLMSQVAEVLPSGGRKVSIVGIGQVGMACAFSILAQNVSNEICLVDVCQDKLQGEMMDLQHGSNFLKNPKITASTEYEATAGSRLCIVTAGVRQKEGESRLSLVQRNTDILKHIIPKLVKYSPDTILLMVSNPVDIMTYVAWKLSGLPKNRVIGSGTNLDSSRFRFLMSQRLGVAPTSCHGWIIGEHGDSSVPVWSGVNIAGVRLRELNPNIGTTEDPENWEEVHKKVVDSAYEVIKLKGYTSWAIGLSSAALASAILSNTSNIVAVSTSVQGQHGIDKDVFLSLPCVLNANGITSIVKQILTTTEVEQLQKSANIMDQVQAGIKF encoded by the exons TTAAAATGGCTAGCGTATCAGAAAATCTCATGTCCCAAGTTGCCGAAGTTTTGCCTTCTGGCGGGCGTAAAGTGTCTATTGTCGGCATCGGTCAAGTCGGCATGGCTTGCGCTTTCAGTATTCTCGCACAGAATGTGTCCAACGAAATTTGCCTCGTTGATGTGTGCCAAGATAAGTTGCAAGGTGAAATGATGGATTTGCAGCATGGTTCGAATTTCCTGAAGAACCCCAAAATCACCGCCAGCACTGAGTACGAAGCGACCGCTGGCTCGCGTCTGTGCATCGTCACAGCTGGCGTGCGCCAGAAGGAGGGTGAATCTCGTTTGTCGTTGGTGCAGCGCAACACCGACATTCTCAAGCACATCATTCCAAAGTTGGTGAAATACTCACCCGACACTATTTTGTTGATGGTCTCAAATCCTGTTGATATTATGACTTATGTCGCCTGGAAGCTGTCCGGTTTGCCAAAGAATCGTGTCATTGGCAGTGGTACCAATTTGGATTCGTCACGTTTCCGTTTCTTGATGTCACAACGTTTGGGTGTGGCGCCCACCTCTTGCCACGGCTGGATCATTGGTGAGCATGGTGATAGCTCAGTGCCCGTATGGTCGGGTGTGAATATTGCCGGTGTGCGTTTGCGTGAATTGAACCCCAACATTGGCACCACTGAAGATCCCGAGAACTGGGAGGAGGTACACAAGAAGGTCGTCGATTCCGCCTACGAAGTGATCAAGCTAAAGGGCTACACCTCATGGGCTATTGGCCTGAGCTCGGCTGCACTCGCTTCGGCCATTTTGAGCAACACCAGCAACATTGTTGCGGTCTCCACTTCTGTACAG GGACAACACGGTATTGACAAGGATGTCTTCTTGTCGTTGCCATGTGTGTTGAACGCCAACGGCATCACCTCGATCGTCAAGCAGATACTCACAACCACCGAAGTGGAGCAATTGCAGAAATCGGCCAACATTATGGATCAAGTACAGGCTGGCATTAAGTTCTAA
- the LOC105213699 gene encoding L-lactate dehydrogenase isoform X2, whose product MASVSENLMSQVAEVLPSGGRKVSIVGIGQVGMACAFSILAQNVSNEICLVDVCQDKLQGEMMDLQHGSNFLKNPKITASTEYEATAGSRLCIVTAGVRQKEGESRLSLVQRNTDILKHIIPKLVKYSPDTILLMVSNPVDIMTYVAWKLSGLPKNRVIGSGTNLDSSRFRFLMSQRLGVAPTSCHGWIIGEHGDSSVPVWSGVNIAGVRLRELNPNIGTTEDPENWEEVHKKVVDSAYEVIKLKGYTSWAIGLSSAALASAILSNTSNIVAVSTSVQGQHGIDKDVFLSLPCVLNANGITSIVKQILTTTEVEQLQKSANIMDQVQAGIKF is encoded by the exons ATGGCTAGCGTATCAGAAAATCTCATGTCCCAAGTTGCCGAAGTTTTGCCTTCTGGCGGGCGTAAAGTGTCTATTGTCGGCATCGGTCAAGTCGGCATGGCTTGCGCTTTCAGTATTCTCGCACAGAATGTGTCCAACGAAATTTGCCTCGTTGATGTGTGCCAAGATAAGTTGCAAGGTGAAATGATGGATTTGCAGCATGGTTCGAATTTCCTGAAGAACCCCAAAATCACCGCCAGCACTGAGTACGAAGCGACCGCTGGCTCGCGTCTGTGCATCGTCACAGCTGGCGTGCGCCAGAAGGAGGGTGAATCTCGTTTGTCGTTGGTGCAGCGCAACACCGACATTCTCAAGCACATCATTCCAAAGTTGGTGAAATACTCACCCGACACTATTTTGTTGATGGTCTCAAATCCTGTTGATATTATGACTTATGTCGCCTGGAAGCTGTCCGGTTTGCCAAAGAATCGTGTCATTGGCAGTGGTACCAATTTGGATTCGTCACGTTTCCGTTTCTTGATGTCACAACGTTTGGGTGTGGCGCCCACCTCTTGCCACGGCTGGATCATTGGTGAGCATGGTGATAGCTCAGTGCCCGTATGGTCGGGTGTGAATATTGCCGGTGTGCGTTTGCGTGAATTGAACCCCAACATTGGCACCACTGAAGATCCCGAGAACTGGGAGGAGGTACACAAGAAGGTCGTCGATTCCGCCTACGAAGTGATCAAGCTAAAGGGCTACACCTCATGGGCTATTGGCCTGAGCTCGGCTGCACTCGCTTCGGCCATTTTGAGCAACACCAGCAACATTGTTGCGGTCTCCACTTCTGTACAG GGACAACACGGTATTGACAAGGATGTCTTCTTGTCGTTGCCATGTGTGTTGAACGCCAACGGCATCACCTCGATCGTCAAGCAGATACTCACAACCACCGAAGTGGAGCAATTGCAGAAATCGGCCAACATTATGGATCAAGTACAGGCTGGCATTAAGTTCTAA